Proteins from a single region of Helicobacter pylori:
- the virB11 gene encoding cag pathogenicity island type IV secretion system ATPase VirB11, translating into MTEDRLSAEDKKFLEVERALKEAALNPLRHATEELFGDFLKMENITEICYNGNKVVWVLKNNGEWQPFDVRDKKAFSLSRLMHFARCCASFKKKTIDNYENPILSSNLANGERVQIVLSPVTVNDETISISIRIPSKTTYPHSFFEEQGFYNLLDNKEQAISAIKDGIAIGKNVIVCGGTGSGKTTYIKSIMEFIPKEERIISIEDTEEIVFKHHKNYTQLFFGGNITSADCLKSCLRMRPDRIILGELRSSEAYDFYNVLCSGHKGTLTTLHAGSSEEAFIRLANMSSSNNAARNIKFESLIEGFKDLIDMIVHINHHKQCDEFYIKHR; encoded by the coding sequence ATGACTGAAGACAGATTGAGTGCAGAAGATAAAAAATTTCTAGAAGTGGAAAGAGCTTTAAAAGAAGCGGCATTAAATCCTCTAAGGCATGCTACTGAAGAACTTTTTGGTGATTTTTTAAAAATGGAAAATATCACTGAGATTTGTTACAATGGGAACAAGGTTGTATGGGTTTTAAAAAATAATGGCGAATGGCAACCATTTGATGTGAGAGACAAGAAAGCCTTTAGTCTATCTCGTTTAATGCATTTTGCTCGGTGTTGTGCGAGTTTTAAGAAAAAAACAATAGACAACTATGAAAATCCTATTTTGAGCAGCAATTTAGCGAATGGTGAAAGGGTGCAGATTGTCCTTTCCCCTGTTACAGTTAATGATGAAACCATTTCCATATCCATAAGGATACCTAGCAAAACAACCTATCCTCATAGCTTCTTTGAAGAACAGGGTTTTTATAATCTACTAGATAATAAAGAACAAGCGATCAGCGCGATTAAAGATGGTATTGCTATTGGTAAGAATGTGATTGTTTGTGGCGGCACAGGAAGCGGTAAAACGACTTATATCAAAAGCATCATGGAGTTTATCCCTAAAGAAGAAAGGATCATATCCATTGAAGACACCGAAGAGATTGTATTCAAACACCACAAGAACTACACACAGCTTTTTTTTGGTGGGAATATCACCTCTGCTGATTGTTTAAAGTCATGTTTGAGAATGCGACCTGATAGAATCATTTTAGGAGAACTCAGAAGCAGTGAGGCATATGATTTTTATAATGTGCTTTGTAGCGGTCATAAAGGCACGCTAACCACTCTACATGCAGGGAGCAGTGAAGAAGCGTTTATCCGTTTAGCCAACATGAGTTCATCTAATAACGCAGCAAGGAATATCAAGTTTGAAAGCCTCATTGAGGGCTTTAAAGATTTAATTGATATGATTGTCCATATCAACCACCACAAACAGTGTGATGAATTTTATATCAAACATAGGTAG
- the cagZ gene encoding cag pathogenicity island translocation protein CagZ: MELGFNETERQKILDSNRSLMGNANEVRDKFIQNYATSLKDSNDPQDFLRRVQELRINMQKNFISFDAYYNYLNNLVLASYNRCKQEKTFAESTIKNELTLGEFVVEISDNFNNFMCDEVAKISDLVASYLPREYLPPFIDGNMMGVAFQILGIDDFGRKLNEIVQDIGTKYIILSKNKTYLTSLERAKLITQLKLNLE; encoded by the coding sequence ATGGAACTCGGTTTCAATGAAACAGAAAGACAAAAAATCTTAGATAGCAACAGATCTCTTATGGGAAATGCAAATGAAGTAAGGGATAAGTTTATTCAAAATTACGCCACTTCTTTAAAAGATAGCAACGATCCGCAAGATTTTTTGAGAAGAGTTCAAGAGTTAAGAATCAATATGCAAAAGAATTTTATTAGTTTTGATGCTTATTACAACTATTTGAACAACCTTGTGTTAGCCAGTTACAATCGTTGCAAACAAGAAAAGACTTTTGCAGAAAGCACGATCAAAAATGAACTAACGCTTGGGGAGTTTGTTGTAGAAATTTCTGACAACTTCAATAATTTTATGTGTGATGAAGTGGCAAAAATTTCAGACCTAGTGGCTTCTTATCTGCCAAGAGAGTATTTACCGCCATTCATAGATGGCAATATGATGGGCGTGGCGTTTCAGATTCTAGGGATAGATGATTTTGGAAGGAAGCTCAATGAGATTGTCCAAGATATAGGGACTAAATATATTATTTTGAGCAAAAATAAGACCTATCTCACTTCTTTAGAAAGAGCTAAATTGATAACCCAATTAAAATTAAATTTGGAATAA
- the cagY gene encoding type IV secretion system apparatus protein CagY, translating into MNEENDKLETSKKTQQDSPQDLSNEEATEANHFEDLLKEESSDNHLDNSAETQTNFNEDKLEETQTQIDSGGNETSESSNGSLADKLFKKARKLVDDKRPFTQQKSLDEEVQKLNEEDDQKNNEYQEEIQTGLIDDETSKKTPQHSPQDLSNEETTEANHFEDSSKESKESSDHHLDNPTETKTNFDEYESEEITNDSNDQEIIKGSKKKYIIGGIVVAVLIVIILFSRSIFHYFIPLEDKSSRFSKDRNLYVNDEIQIRQEYNRLLKERNEKGNMIDKNLFFNDDPNRTLYNYLNIAEIEDKNPLRAFYECISNGGNYEECLKLIKDKKLQDQMKKTLEAYNDCIKNAKTEEERIKCLDLIKDENLKKSLLNQQKVQVALDCLKNAKTDEERNECLKLINDPEIREKFRKELGIQKELQEYKDCIKNAKTEAEKNECLKGLSKEAIERLKQQALDCLKNAKTDEERNECLKNIPQDLQKELLADMSVKAYKDCVSKARNEKEKKECEKLLTPEAKKKLEQQVLDCLKSAKTDEERKKCLKDLPKDLQSDILAKESVKAYKDCVSQAKTEAEKKECEKLLTPEAKKLLEEEAKKSVKAYLDCVSQAKTEAEKKECEKLLTPEAKKKLEEAKKSVKAYLDCVSQAKTEAEKKECEKLLTPEAKKLLEQQALDCLKSAKTDEERKKCLKDLPKDLQKKVLAKESVKAYLDCVSQAKTEAEKKECEKLLTPEAKKLLEEAKESLKAYKDCVSKAKTEAEKKECEKLLTPEAKKLLEEEAKESVKAYLDCVSQAKTEAEKKECEKLLTPEAKKKLEEAKKSVKAYLDCVSQAKTEAEKKECEKLLTPEAKNLLEQQALDCLKSAKTEAEKKRCVKDLPKDLQKKVLAKESVKAYLDCVSKARNEKEKKECEKLLTPEAKKLLEEAKKSLKAYKDCVSKARNEKEKKECEKLLTPEAKKLLEEAKKSLKAYKDCVSKARNEKEKKECEKLLTPEAKNLLEQQALDCLKSAKTEAEKKRCVKDLPKDLQKKVLAKESVKAYLDCVSKARNEKEKKECEKLLTPEAKKLLEEAKESLKAYKDCLSQARNEEERKACEKLLTPEARKLLEQEVKKSVKAYLDCVSKARNEKEKQECEKLLTPEARKFLAKQVLSCLEKARNEEERKACLKNIPKDLQKNVLAKESLKAYKDCLSQARNEEERRACEKLLTPEARKLLEQEVKKSVKAYLDCVSKARNEKEKQECEKLLTPEARKFLAKELQQKDKAIKDCLKNADPNDRAAIMKCLDGLSDEEKLKYLQEAREKAVLDCLKTARTDEEKRKCQNLYSDLIQEIQNKRTQSKQNQLSKTERLHQASECLDNLDDPTDQEAIEQCLEGLSDSERALILGIKRQADEVDLIYSDLRNRKTFDNMAAKGYPLLPMDFKNGGDIATINATNVDADKIASDNPIYASIEPDITKQYETEKTIKDKNLEAKLAKALGGNKKDDDKEKSKKSTAEAKTESNKIDKDVAETAKNISEIALKNKKEKSGEFVDENGNPIDDKKKTETQDETSPVKQAFIGKSDPTFVLAQYTPIEITLTSKVDATLTGIVSGVVAKDVWNMNGTMILLDKGTKVYGNYQSVKGGTPIMTRLMIVFTKAITPDGVIIPLANAQAAGMLGEAGVDGYVNNHFMKRIGFAVIASVVNSFLQTAPIIALDKLIGLGKGRSERTPEFNYALGQAINGSMQSSAQMSNQILGQLMNIPPSFYKNEGDSIKILTMDDIDFSGVYDVKITNKSVVDEIIKQSTKTLSREHEEITTSPKGGN; encoded by the coding sequence ATGAATGAAGAAAACGATAAACTTGAAACTTCTAAAAAAACCCAACAAGATTCACCCCAAGATCTATCTAATGAAGAAGCAACAGAAGCCAATCATTTTGAAGATCTTTTAAAAGAAGAAAGCTCAGACAATCATCTTGACAATTCCGCAGAAACTCAAACCAATTTTAATGAAGACAAGCTAGAAGAAACCCAAACTCAAATAGATTCTGGAGGTAATGAAACTTCAGAATCTAGCAATGGCAGTCTAGCAGACAAGTTATTCAAGAAAGCCAGAAAATTAGTTGATGATAAAAGACCTTTCACTCAGCAAAAAAGTTTAGATGAAGAAGTCCAAAAACTGAACGAAGAAGATGATCAAAAAAATAATGAGTATCAAGAAGAAATTCAAACGGGCTTAATTGATGATGAAACTTCTAAAAAAACCCCACAACATTCACCCCAAGATTTATCCAATGAAGAAACAACAGAAGCCAATCACTTTGAAGATTCTTCAAAAGAATCCAAAGAAAGCTCAGATCATCATCTTGACAACCCCACAGAAACTAAAACCAATTTTGATGAATACGAGTCAGAAGAAATAACTAACGATTCTAACGATCAAGAAATTATCAAAGGAAGCAAAAAGAAATACATTATTGGTGGCATTGTAGTCGCTGTTCTTATTGTGATTATTTTATTTTCTAGAAGCATTTTTCACTACTTCATACCTTTGGAAGATAAAAGCTCTCGTTTTAGCAAAGACAGGAATCTTTATGTCAATGATGAAATCCAAATAAGGCAAGAGTATAACCGCTTGCTGAAAGAACGGAATGAAAAAGGCAATATGATCGATAAGAATCTTTTCTTCAATGACGATCCCAATAGAACCTTATACAACTATTTGAATATTGCAGAAATTGAGGACAAAAACCCATTGAGAGCCTTTTATGAATGTATTAGTAATGGTGGCAACTATGAAGAATGTTTGAAGCTTATCAAAGACAAAAAACTTCAAGATCAAATGAAAAAGACTTTAGAGGCTTATAATGATTGCATCAAAAATGCCAAAACTGAAGAAGAAAGGATCAAGTGTTTAGATTTAATCAAAGATGAAAACCTGAAAAAAAGCTTATTGAACCAACAAAAAGTTCAAGTGGCACTAGATTGTTTGAAAAACGCTAAAACCGATGAAGAACGAAACGAGTGTCTAAAACTCATAAATGACCCTGAGATTAGAGAGAAATTCCGTAAGGAATTAGGGATTCAAAAAGAGCTTCAAGAGTATAAGGATTGTATCAAAAACGCCAAAACAGAAGCTGAGAAAAACGAATGTTTGAAAGGCTTGTCTAAAGAAGCTATAGAAAGATTGAAACAGCAAGCGCTAGATTGTTTGAAAAACGCTAAAACCGATGAAGAACGAAACGAGTGCTTGAAAAATATTCCCCAAGACTTGCAAAAAGAACTACTAGCTGATATGAGCGTCAAGGCTTACAAGGATTGCGTATCAAAAGCTAGGAATGAAAAAGAGAAAAAAGAATGCGAGAAATTACTCACGCCTGAAGCGAAAAAAAAGTTAGAACAACAGGTTCTAGATTGTTTGAAAAGTGCTAAAACTGATGAAGAACGAAAAAAATGTTTGAAAGATCTCCCTAAAGACTTACAAAGCGATATTTTAGCTAAAGAGAGCGTTAAAGCTTATAAAGACTGCGTATCTCAAGCCAAAACTGAAGCTGAGAAAAAAGAATGCGAGAAATTGCTCACGCCTGAAGCGAAAAAACTTTTAGAAGAAGAAGCCAAAAAAAGCGTTAAGGCTTATTTGGATTGCGTATCTCAAGCCAAAACTGAAGCTGAGAAAAAAGAATGCGAAAAATTGCTCACGCCTGAAGCAAAAAAAAAGTTAGAAGAAGCTAAAAAAAGCGTTAAGGCTTATTTGGATTGCGTATCTCAAGCCAAAACTGAAGCTGAGAAAAAAGAATGCGAGAAATTACTCACCCCTGAAGCGAAAAAACTTTTAGAGCAACAAGCGCTAGATTGTTTGAAAAGCGCTAAAACCGATGAAGAACGAAAAAAGTGTTTGAAAGATCTCCCTAAAGACTTGCAAAAAAAGGTTTTAGCCAAAGAGAGCGTTAAGGCTTATTTGGACTGCGTATCTCAAGCCAAAACTGAAGCCGAGAAAAAAGAATGCGAGAAATTGCTCACGCCTGAAGCGAAAAAGCTTTTAGAAGAAGCTAAAGAGAGCCTGAAAGCTTATAAAGACTGCGTTTCAAAAGCCAAAACTGAAGCCGAGAAAAAAGAATGCGAGAAATTGCTCACGCCTGAAGCGAAAAAACTTTTAGAAGAAGAAGCCAAAGAGAGCGTTAAGGCTTATTTGGATTGCGTATCTCAAGCCAAAACTGAAGCTGAGAAAAAAGAATGCGAGAAATTGCTCACGCCTGAAGCGAAAAAAAAGTTAGAAGAAGCTAAAAAAAGCGTTAAAGCTTATTTGGATTGCGTATCTCAAGCCAAAACTGAAGCTGAGAAAAAAGAATGCGAGAAATTACTCACGCCTGAAGCGAAAAATCTTTTAGAACAACAAGCGCTAGATTGTTTGAAAAGTGCTAAAACCGAAGCTGAGAAAAAAAGGTGTGTCAAAGATCTCCCTAAAGACTTGCAGAAAAAGGTTTTAGCCAAAGAGAGCGTTAAGGCTTATTTGGACTGCGTTTCAAAAGCTAGGAATGAAAAAGAGAAAAAAGAATGCGAGAAATTACTCACGCCTGAAGCGAAAAAACTCTTAGAAGAAGCTAAAAAGAGTCTTAAAGCTTATAAAGACTGCGTTTCAAAAGCTAGGAATGAAAAAGAGAAAAAAGAATGCGAGAAATTACTCACGCCTGAAGCGAAAAAACTCTTAGAAGAAGCTAAAAAGAGTCTTAAAGCTTATAAAGACTGCGTTTCAAAAGCTAGGAATGAAAAAGAGAAAAAAGAATGCGAGAAATTACTCACGCCTGAAGCGAAAAATCTTTTAGAACAACAAGCGCTAGATTGTTTGAAAAGTGCTAAAACCGAAGCTGAGAAAAAAAGGTGTGTCAAAGATCTCCCTAAAGACTTGCAGAAAAAGGTTTTAGCCAAAGAGAGCGTTAAAGCTTATTTGGACTGCGTTTCAAAAGCTAGGAATGAAAAAGAGAAAAAAGAATGCGAGAAATTACTCACCCCTGAAGCGAAAAAGCTTTTAGAAGAAGCTAAAGAGAGTCTTAAAGCTTATAAAGACTGCCTCTCTCAAGCTAGAAATGAAGAAGAAAGGAAAGCTTGCGAGAAATTACTCACCCCTGAAGCGAGAAAACTCTTAGAGCAAGAAGTTAAGAAGAGCGTTAAGGCTTATTTGGACTGCGTTTCAAAAGCTAGGAATGAAAAAGAGAAACAAGAATGCGAGAAATTGCTCACCCCTGAAGCGAGGAAATTTTTAGCGAAGCAAGTGCTAAGTTGTTTGGAAAAAGCTAGAAATGAAGAAGAAAGAAAAGCATGTCTTAAAAATATCCCTAAAGACTTACAGAAAAATGTTTTAGCTAAAGAAAGTCTTAAAGCTTATAAAGACTGCCTCTCTCAAGCTAGAAATGAAGAAGAAAGGAGAGCTTGTGAGAAATTACTCACCCCTGAAGCGAGAAAACTCTTAGAGCAAGAAGTTAAGAAGAGCGTTAAGGCTTATTTGGACTGCGTATCAAAAGCTAGGAATGAAAAAGAGAAACAAGAATGCGAGAAATTACTCACGCCTGAAGCGAGGAAATTTTTAGCGAAAGAACTCCAACAAAAAGATAAAGCGATCAAAGATTGCTTGAAAAACGCCGATCCTAACGACAGAGCGGCTATTATGAAGTGTTTGGATGGTTTGAGCGATGAAGAGAAGCTCAAATACCTGCAAGAAGCTAGAGAAAAGGCTGTCTTGGATTGTTTGAAAACGGCTAGGACCGATGAAGAAAAAAGGAAATGTCAAAACCTTTATAGCGATTTGATCCAAGAAATCCAAAATAAAAGGACACAAAGCAAACAAAATCAATTGAGTAAAACAGAAAGATTGCATCAAGCAAGCGAGTGCTTGGATAACTTAGATGACCCTACTGATCAAGAAGCCATAGAGCAATGTTTAGAGGGCTTGAGCGATAGTGAAAGGGCACTAATTCTAGGAATTAAACGACAAGCTGATGAAGTGGATCTGATTTATAGCGATCTAAGAAACCGCAAAACCTTTGATAACATGGCGGCTAAAGGTTATCCATTGTTACCAATGGATTTCAAAAATGGCGGCGATATTGCCACTATTAACGCCACTAATGTTGATGCGGACAAAATAGCTAGCGATAATCCTATTTATGCTTCCATAGAGCCTGACATTACCAAGCAATACGAAACAGAAAAAACCATTAAGGATAAGAATTTAGAAGCTAAATTAGCTAAGGCTTTAGGTGGTAATAAAAAAGATGACGATAAAGAAAAAAGTAAAAAATCCACAGCAGAAGCTAAAACAGAAAGCAATAAGATAGACAAAGATGTCGCAGAAACTGCCAAAAATATCAGTGAAATCGCTCTTAAGAACAAAAAAGAAAAGAGTGGGGAATTTGTAGATGAAAATGGTAATCCCATTGATGACAAAAAGAAAACAGAAACACAAGATGAAACAAGCCCTGTCAAACAGGCCTTTATAGGCAAGAGTGATCCCACATTTGTTTTAGCGCAATACACCCCTATTGAAATCACTCTGACTTCTAAAGTAGATGCCACTCTCACAGGTATAGTGAGTGGGGTTGTAGCCAAAGATGTATGGAACATGAACGGCACTATGATCTTACTGGACAAAGGCACTAAGGTGTATGGGAATTATCAAAGCGTGAAGGGTGGCACACCCATTATGACACGCTTAATGATAGTCTTTACTAAAGCCATTACGCCTGATGGTGTGATAATACCTCTAGCAAACGCTCAAGCAGCAGGCATGCTGGGTGAAGCAGGGGTAGATGGCTATGTGAATAACCACTTTATGAAGCGCATAGGCTTTGCTGTGATAGCAAGCGTGGTTAATAGCTTCTTGCAAACTGCGCCTATCATAGCTCTAGATAAACTCATAGGTCTTGGCAAAGGTAGAAGTGAAAGGACACCTGAATTTAATTACGCTTTGGGTCAAGCTATCAATGGTAGTATGCAAAGTTCAGCTCAGATGTCTAATCAAATTCTAGGGCAACTGATGAATATCCCCCCAAGTTTTTACAAAAATGAGGGCGATAGTATTAAGATTCTCACAATGGACGATATTGATTTTAGTGGCGTGTATGATGTTAAAATTACCAACAAATCTGTGGTAGATGAAATTATCAAACAAAGCACTAAAACTTTGTCTAGAGAGCATGAAGAAATCACCACAAGCCCCAAAGGTGGCAATTAA
- the cagX gene encoding type IV secretion system apparatus protein CagX, giving the protein MEQAFFKKIVGCFCLGYLFLSSVIEAAPDIKNFNRGRVKVVNKKIAYLGDEKPITIWTSLDNVTVIQLEKDETISYITTGFNKGWSIVPNSNHIFIQPKSVKSNLMFEKEAVNFALMTRDYQEFLKTKKLIVDAPDPKELEEQKKALEKEKEAKEQAQKAQKDKREKRKEERAKNRANLENLTNAMSNPQNLSNNKNLSELIKQQRENELDQMERLEDMQEQAQANALKQIEELNKKQAEEAVKQRAKDKISIKTDKSQKSPEDNSIELSPSDSAWRTNLVVRTNKALYQFILRIAQKDNFASAYLTVKLEYPQRHEVSSVIEEELKKREEAKRQRELIKQENLNTTAYINRVMMASNEQIINKEKIREEKQKIILDQAKALETQYVHNALKRNPVPRNYNYYQAPEKRSKHIMPSEIFDDGTFTYFGFKNITLQPAIFVVQPDGKLSMTDAAIDPNMTNSGLRWYRVNEIAEKFKLIKDKALVTVINKGYGKNPLTKNYNIKNYGELERVIKKLPLVRDK; this is encoded by the coding sequence ATGGAGCAGGCATTTTTTAAAAAAATTGTTGGCTGTTTCTGTCTTGGTTATTTATTTTTATCTAGCGTAATAGAAGCAGCACCTGACATTAAAAATTTTAATCGTGGTAGGGTGAAAGTGGTGAATAAGAAGATTGCTTATTTGGGAGATGAAAAACCTATTACGATTTGGACTTCATTAGACAATGTTACTGTGATCCAACTTGAAAAAGATGAAACTATTTCTTACATCACAACAGGTTTCAATAAAGGTTGGAGTATTGTGCCTAATTCTAATCATATATTCATTCAACCTAAATCGGTAAAAAGTAATCTCATGTTTGAAAAAGAAGCAGTGAATTTTGCCCTAATGACAAGAGATTACCAAGAATTTTTAAAAACAAAAAAACTTATCGTAGATGCGCCTGACCCTAAAGAATTAGAAGAACAAAAAAAAGCTCTAGAAAAAGAAAAAGAAGCTAAAGAACAGGCGCAAAAAGCGCAAAAAGATAAAAGAGAAAAAAGAAAGGAAGAGCGTGCAAAAAATAGAGCCAATTTAGAAAATCTCACTAACGCTATGAGTAACCCACAAAATTTGAGCAATAACAAAAATCTTAGCGAACTTATCAAGCAACAACGAGAAAATGAATTAGACCAAATGGAACGACTAGAGGACATGCAAGAACAGGCTCAAGCTAATGCACTCAAACAAATTGAAGAACTCAACAAAAAACAAGCTGAAGAGGCAGTGAAACAAAGAGCCAAGGATAAAATCAGTATTAAGACAGATAAGTCTCAAAAAAGCCCTGAGGATAACTCCATAGAATTATCTCCTAGCGATAGCGCTTGGAGAACTAATCTTGTTGTGCGGACTAATAAAGCCTTGTATCAATTCATTTTGAGAATAGCTCAAAAAGACAATTTTGCTTCGGCGTATCTAACAGTCAAATTAGAATACCCACAAAGACACGAAGTCTCTAGTGTTATTGAAGAGGAGTTAAAAAAGAGAGAAGAAGCAAAGAGACAGAGAGAATTGATCAAGCAAGAAAATCTTAATACCACAGCCTACATCAATAGAGTAATGATGGCGAGCAATGAACAGATTATCAACAAAGAAAAAATAAGAGAAGAAAAACAAAAAATTATTTTAGATCAAGCAAAGGCACTAGAGACTCAATACGTGCATAATGCATTAAAAAGAAACCCTGTGCCTAGAAACTACAATTACTACCAAGCGCCTGAAAAACGCTCTAAGCATATTATGCCCTCTGAAATTTTTGATGATGGCACATTCACTTATTTTGGTTTCAAAAACATCACTCTCCAACCTGCTATTTTTGTGGTTCAGCCTGATGGGAAATTAAGCATGACTGATGCTGCTATTGATCCTAACATGACCAATTCAGGATTGAGATGGTATAGAGTTAATGAAATTGCAGAAAAGTTTAAGCTCATTAAAGACAAAGCCCTTGTAACAGTAATAAATAAAGGCTATGGGAAAAATCCATTGACAAAAAATTACAATATCAAAAACTATGGTGAATTGGAGCGTGTGATTAAAAAGCTCCCTCTTGTCAGAGATAAATAA